One genomic segment of Pecten maximus unplaced genomic scaffold, xPecMax1.1, whole genome shotgun sequence includes these proteins:
- the LOC117321455 gene encoding uncharacterized protein LOC117321455 codes for MRLDGERFILFPKPKTNLDKCMRWIKACGRPHEQLNVDRINKHKAVCSKHFVGGNGPTAMYPDPIQADGSSSTPARHRPRIRETTAWLNKRKRKIPLEENTEIYNVEPVHNTEEVTAFCDQATQTDSQWVSSMDVLVLSAEIHQLRSTVESQERTIEELKNQQQQSASFGIQEVQAKEDKFNGLVKYYTGITYSSFMALLNFLVPSGSCVNYEKGRVDIKKISNEDGLFLTLCRLRHDFGLKDLAIRFGLTLQSTGVVFNTWIDHMYFKLGQLSIWPYRDTIIENMPIDYRKDFPTSLVIIDGTELKTQTPCALGLQSQFYSDYKSSTTLKCLIGCDPSGSVIFVSELYSGSISDKTITEESGFYKTLKNLKAHGYLNDGDAVMADKGFTIGEELGQLGLVLNIPPFAKSGSQMSPADVKKTQKIAKYRIHIERVIFKIKNFRIVSHTIPVTLFSQINKIWCVC; via the exons ATGAGACTAGATGGGGAACGATTTATACTATTTCCGAAACCCAAAACAAACCTGGATAAATGTATGAGGTGGATAAAAGCATGCGGCAGACCACACGAACAGCTTAATGTAGACCGGATTAACAAACACAAAGCCGTCTGCTCAAAG CACTTTGTTGGAGGAAATGGACCAACTGCCATGTACCCTGACCCTATACAAGCTGATGGTTCATCGAGCACGCCTGCCAGACATAGGCCAAGGATCAGAGAGACAACTGCATGGTtgaacaaaagaaaaagaaaaatcccTCTGGAAGAAAACACCGAAAT ttataatgtggAACCTGTACATAATACAGAAGAAGTCACTGCATTTTGTGACCAGGCCACACAGACTGATTCTCAAT GGGTGTCGTCTATGGATGTTCTGGTCCTGTCAGCAGAAATACATCAACTTCGGTCAACTGTAGAGTCACAGGAAAGAACAATTGAGGAATTGAAAAATCAGCAACAACAGTCAGCATCTTTTGGAATCCAGGAAGTTCAAGCCAAGGAGGATAAATTCAATGGACTCGTGAAATATTACACTGGAATTACATATTCATCTTTCATGGCTCTTTTGAACTTTCTAGTGCCCTCGGGATCTTGTGTTAATTATGAGAAAGGACGTGTTGatatcaaaaaaatatcaaatgagGATGGACTATTTTTGACCTTATGTCGACTCCGTCATGATTTCGGATTGAAGGACCTTGCTATAAGATTTGGGCTCACACTACAATCAACCGGAGTGGTTTTTAATACATGGATAGACCACATGTACTTCAAGTTGGGACAACTGTCAATATGGCCATATCGGGACACAATTATCGAGAACATGCCAATTGATTACAGAAAAGATTTCCCAACATCTCTTGTAATCATTGATGGTACAgaattaaaaacacaaacaccATGTGCACTTGGACTTCAAAGTCAATTTTATAGTGACTATAAATCAAGTACTACATTGAAATGTCTCATTGGTTGTGACCCTAGTGGATCAGTGATATTTGTTTCAGAACTATATTCTGGCTCTATCTCGGACAAGACAATAACAGAGGAAAGTGGCTTCTATAAGACATTAAAAAACCTCAAAGCTCACGGGTATTTAAACGATGGTGATGCTGTAATGGCTGACAAAGGCTTTACTATTGGTGAGGAACTTGGACAGCTAGGGTTAGTTCTCAACATTCCCCCCTTTGCAAAATCTGGAAGTCAGATGTCACCTGCGGATGTTAAGAAGACCCAGAAAATTGCCAAATACCGGATTCATATTGAAAGAGTGATATTCAAGATTAAAAACTTTCGCATTGTGTCCCATACCATACCAGTGACATTGTTttcacaaataaacaaaatctgGTGCGTCTGTTGA
- the LOC117321456 gene encoding ATP-dependent DNA helicase RecQ-like, with protein sequence MCILEKALHLILTATATPKSIASLSKQLNLKNPLVISENVDRPKIFIDIRTRLPNFHKFDEFDDLIQPVATELLEKGVHFPVTIMYVESLEALSYFYQFLSYKLKGASYDGEEIPQNRIYAQYHKDYAESMKKITIQELTKETPKVRLVLATVALGMGLNAPSVSRIIHCRPPTTLEKYLQEIGRAGRVGQPSVAILYYNKNYIAKNRIGMTEEMRKFCESETCYRIILVNYFGFESVVFSGPKEHFCPICGRK encoded by the coding sequence ATGTGCATTCTAGAAAAAGCTTTGCATTTAATTCTCACAGCAACTGCTACACCGAAATCAATTGCAAGTCTATCTAAACAGCTGAATTTGAAAAATCCACttgttatcagtgagaatgtggACCGTCCAaagatatttatagacattagAACCAGATTGCCAAACTTTCATAAATTTGACGAATTTGATGACTTGATACAACCAGTGGCAACAGAATTGCTGGAAAAAGGAGTTCATTTTCCAGTAACCATAATGTATGTGGAAAGTTTGGAAGCATTGTCCTATTTTTATCAGTTTCTTTCGTATAAACTTAAGGGTGCCAGCTATGATGGTGAGGAAATTCCACAGAATAGAATATATGCCCAATACCACAAAGATTATGCAGAGTCCATGAAGAAAATCACTATTCAAGAACTGACTAAAGAAACCCCTAAAGTCAGATTAGTTTTGGCAACTGTTGCACTGGGAATGGGGCTTAATGCTCCAAGTGTTTCACGTATCATTCATTGCAGGCCCCCAACAACCCTGGAGAAATACCTACAAGAAATCGGTCGTGCTGGACGTGTTGGACAACCGTCAGTGGCAATTCTTTACTACAACAAAAATTATATTGCAAAAAACAGAATCGGTATGACGGAAGAAATGAGAAAGTTTTGTGAAAGTGAAACATGTTATAGAATTATTCTTGTGAATTACTTTGGATttgaaagtgttgttttttcagGACCAAAGGAACATTTTTGCCCCATTTGTGGCAGAAAATGA
- the LOC117321457 gene encoding protein ANTAGONIST OF LIKE HETEROCHROMATIN PROTEIN 1-like, which produces MAADAIALAMLDMFMDSEGEEMECLMEATQHLTTHLREDRTKTEGYFEETIPNYLPDDFKRFFKMNRETFDVLCQHLSECEQLKQRVCAGGREPIPMEKKVLMTIRYLSSMDTIRSLSDRFGVTDSSFLKCREQVINAINSSLKKFIKWPTTGDYLSISERFNDTGSYEFPNIIGAIDGSHIPIEAPAEDANAYYNRKGFHSILLQGICTHDLYFISINVGYKHRYFVSRNNCMNITLTTSTTFHLTFTKRNCTFLFQYIY; this is translated from the exons ATGGCGGCCGATGCAATAGCGTTGGCAATGTTGGATATGTTTATGGATAGTGAAGGGGAAGAAATGGAATGCTTGATGGAGGCGACTCAACACCTCACAACGCA TTTACGAGAAGATCGAACAAAAACAGAAGGGTATTTTGAAGAAACAATCCCGAACTACTTACCAGATGACTTCAAAAGGTTTTTTAAAATGAATCGTGAAACATTTGATGTCCTTTGTCAGCACCTTAGTGAATGTGAACAGTTAAAACAACGTGTATGTGCAGGAGGTAGAGAACCGATTCCGATGGAGAAGAAGGTACTGATGACCATTCGTTATTTGTCGTCAATGGATACAATACGTAGTTTAAGTGACAGATTTGGTGTAACCGATTCTTCGTTTTTGAAGTGTAGGGAACAAGTAATTAATGCAATTAACTCTTCATTGAAGAAATTCATCAAATGGCCAACGACTGGTGATTATTTGTCAATATCAGAACGCTTCAATGATACAGGTTCATATGAATTCCCAAATATCATTGGAGCAATAGATGGGTCACACATCCCAATCGAAGCTCCAGCAGAGGATGCTAATGCATATTACAACAGGAAAGGATTCCACTCCATTCTTTTGCAGGGCATCTGCACACATGACTTGTATTTTATAAGTATAAATGTCGGTTACAAGCATAGATATTTTGTAAGTAGAAATAATTGCATGAACATTACCTTAACTACATCaacaacatttcatttaacttttacaaaaagaaattgCACTTTCCTCtttcaatacatatattga